From a region of the Marinomonas mediterranea MMB-1 genome:
- a CDS encoding AEC family transporter codes for MSDFLSTIAFSFSITAPIFLIMILGIVLFRLRVINDNFNDVSSKLVFNITLPALLFINISKTPISAATNYSLVLYGIVATVVCYLFLEVISSYIVPKKEDRGVFIQGAFRSNMGIIGLAYCLNAYGEEVFSVASIYLGGVTILYNILSVICLNRSLSANKSLKKTVLAIFKNPLIIAIVTALVFSKLNLHLPNTIYKVGNYFAQMTLPLALLCAGATLNFGEMKRGIRIAAYASIGKLILVPFFITLGAILLGFRGMELGAICLLSSAPAASASYIMVRAVGGNAPLAANIIAITTLASIFSTSVGITILKTLSLI; via the coding sequence TTGTCAGATTTTTTAAGCACAATAGCGTTCTCTTTCTCTATTACTGCGCCGATCTTTCTGATCATGATCCTTGGCATCGTTCTCTTTCGGCTGCGCGTTATCAATGACAACTTCAATGATGTTTCGTCTAAGCTCGTTTTTAATATTACGCTGCCCGCTTTACTCTTTATCAATATCTCTAAGACACCCATCAGTGCCGCAACCAACTATTCATTAGTTTTGTACGGCATTGTCGCTACTGTAGTGTGTTATCTCTTCCTAGAAGTTATCTCCAGCTACATCGTACCCAAAAAAGAAGATCGCGGTGTTTTCATTCAAGGCGCTTTTCGTTCTAACATGGGTATTATTGGGCTAGCCTATTGTCTAAACGCCTATGGAGAAGAGGTTTTCTCCGTCGCGTCTATCTACCTTGGGGGCGTCACGATTCTTTATAATATTTTGTCTGTGATTTGCCTGAACCGATCATTGAGCGCCAACAAAAGTTTGAAAAAAACCGTACTGGCTATTTTTAAAAACCCGCTCATTATCGCCATCGTAACAGCTCTTGTATTCTCTAAACTGAATTTACACTTGCCGAACACCATCTACAAAGTTGGCAACTACTTCGCCCAAATGACACTACCGTTAGCATTATTATGCGCAGGCGCGACCCTTAATTTTGGAGAAATGAAACGAGGCATACGCATAGCAGCCTACGCTTCGATAGGGAAACTAATACTCGTGCCTTTCTTTATTACATTAGGTGCCATACTGCTAGGATTTAGAGGTATGGAATTGGGTGCAATATGCCTTCTCTCTTCTGCCCCAGCAGCATCCGCCAGCTACATCATGGTTAGAGCGGTCGGTGGCAATGCCCCGCTTGCCGCCAATATAATTGCAATAACAACACTTGCCTCAATCTTTTCTACCAGTGTTGGTATTACCATTCTCAAGACACTCTCTCTTATCTAA
- a CDS encoding response regulator: MSKVLIVEDEPKLAELMSAYLEQAGYEHHHLERGDIVVDYVKSNQVDLILLDLMLPGLDGIEVCKQVRQFSGIPIIMVTAKAEEIDRLIGLEMGADDYVCKPFSPREVVARVKANLRRVELDHIESPKTDGFDLDADRLRATYKGELIDLTTVEFQLLQLLIKEPGRVFGRDLIMKSIYSDSRVVSDRTIDSHIKKLRKKISAVAPELNVIHSVYGAGYRFENND, encoded by the coding sequence ATGAGTAAAGTACTAATTGTCGAAGATGAACCAAAATTAGCAGAATTAATGAGTGCCTACCTAGAACAGGCAGGTTATGAGCATCACCACCTAGAACGCGGTGATATCGTCGTAGACTATGTAAAAAGCAACCAAGTTGACCTAATTCTACTTGACCTTATGTTACCAGGCCTAGACGGAATTGAAGTGTGTAAACAGGTACGTCAGTTCAGCGGCATCCCTATTATTATGGTGACGGCTAAAGCAGAAGAAATCGATCGCCTAATCGGCCTTGAAATGGGAGCGGATGATTACGTATGTAAACCATTTAGCCCTCGTGAAGTAGTGGCACGCGTTAAAGCGAACCTGCGCCGTGTAGAGCTTGATCATATTGAATCTCCTAAAACAGACGGCTTTGACCTAGATGCAGATCGTTTACGAGCGACCTACAAAGGCGAACTGATCGACCTAACAACAGTAGAGTTCCAGTTATTGCAACTTTTGATCAAAGAGCCAGGTCGAGTATTTGGTCGTGACTTGATTATGAAAAGCATCTACTCAGATAGCCGCGTCGTTAGTGACCGAACCATTGATAGCCACATCAAAAAGCTGCGGAAGAAGATCTCAGCAGTCGCACCGGAGCTTAATGTAATCCACTCGGTATACGGTGCAGGATACCGCTTCGAAAACAACGACTAG
- a CDS encoding ATP-binding protein, which yields MFVLSNILLIVSMWQVFQWSFDRGFVSYATERDRDFLEQMANRTANLYVYYDDWYFLAQESRLEDRWQKQKLENLRDLIPPPSTPNLDLIYPSQYYRQRFLLYDQKKAPIIGHVPYTKAETHPVVVEGKTVGYVGLRSMRDLVQDRTLSFVRQQGEAFLLISAFMLIIAAVLTWPLAQWLSKPISTLRAAAKRLSAGQFDTRIQIRGTDELADLGRDFNHLASTLDHMRDARRKWVADTAHELRTPVAILRGEIEAMQDGIIKVSPDSLASLQHETIHIARLIDDLNQLSMHDMGSLSYQMEDSDLEHLLEQAVNSMLLQLDEANINVKLNNECKSPIMVCGDTDRLHQLFTNLMNNSLKYTNAPGEIKITLKKQNKKAVVLLEDTPPGVSDEDLTKIFDQFFRVENSRNRATGGRGLGLAICTSIIEGHQGSIEAYHAPTGGLGIRVELPLTN from the coding sequence GTGTTTGTCTTGAGTAACATTCTACTTATTGTATCCATGTGGCAAGTGTTTCAATGGAGCTTCGACCGAGGCTTTGTCTCTTATGCCACGGAAAGAGATCGCGACTTCCTTGAACAAATGGCCAATAGAACCGCCAACTTATATGTTTATTACGATGATTGGTACTTTCTTGCACAAGAAAGCCGACTTGAAGATCGCTGGCAAAAGCAAAAACTGGAAAACCTAAGAGACTTGATACCGCCACCAAGTACGCCTAATTTGGATTTGATCTACCCATCTCAATATTATCGACAACGGTTTTTGTTATACGATCAAAAAAAGGCGCCTATTATCGGCCATGTCCCCTATACCAAAGCGGAAACACACCCAGTGGTAGTGGAAGGCAAAACCGTTGGCTATGTTGGCTTACGATCGATGCGTGATTTGGTTCAAGATAGAACGCTGAGCTTTGTTCGCCAACAAGGAGAAGCATTTTTATTGATCTCGGCCTTCATGCTCATCATTGCCGCCGTTTTGACATGGCCACTTGCTCAATGGTTAAGCAAACCAATCAGTACATTACGTGCGGCCGCTAAACGCTTATCTGCTGGACAGTTCGACACGCGCATCCAAATTCGAGGAACTGACGAGCTTGCCGACTTAGGGCGAGATTTCAACCACCTCGCCTCTACCCTTGACCACATGCGTGACGCTCGTAGAAAATGGGTCGCGGATACCGCTCATGAATTACGAACACCTGTCGCGATTCTTCGAGGTGAAATTGAGGCAATGCAAGACGGTATTATCAAGGTATCACCGGATTCTCTCGCGTCATTGCAGCATGAGACCATTCACATCGCAAGATTGATTGACGACCTGAACCAACTATCAATGCACGACATGGGCAGTCTCAGCTATCAAATGGAAGACTCGGATTTAGAGCACTTATTAGAGCAAGCCGTGAACTCAATGCTCTTACAACTTGATGAGGCAAATATAAACGTTAAGTTGAACAACGAGTGTAAATCTCCGATTATGGTATGTGGCGATACTGACCGTCTACATCAGTTATTCACAAATTTAATGAACAACTCGCTTAAATACACGAATGCGCCAGGCGAGATAAAAATCACCTTAAAGAAACAAAACAAGAAAGCCGTTGTCCTTTTAGAGGATACACCTCCAGGTGTATCGGATGAGGACCTGACAAAAATATTTGATCAATTTTTCAGAGTAGAAAACTCAAGAAACCGAGCAACAGGTGGACGAGGCCTAGGCTTGGCAATATGCACCAGCATTATTGAAGGTCATCAAGGGTCTATCGAGGCTTACCATGCACCAACGGGTGGATTGGGTATACGCGTTGAACTACCTTTAACTAATTAA